taaaagggcctatttatataatgaatatgaattcggagggcagaaattattaaagcattagacctctcacttagggcatcagtcatacaaaatgtatacttaaatccaaaactggttctctagcaaattagtaacaatgtatCAAGATGCAAGGCGAGAcgcaaatgcagacacaggaggcaggtgGTTGGAGTCTTGCAATGTTTAATAATctaaaggggtaggcaagaggatggtcgtggacaggcaaacggtcaaaaccagatcagagtccagagtggcagacaggctcatttatttatttatttatttaacctttatttaaccaggaagggctcattgagatttaaaatctctttttcaagagcatcctggccaagataggcagcaccaagtcattacaaaaaattacagacagacaacatgaaaaactacaagtaatctagtaaaaaccattgagttcacaagagtataacaatatcaaaaacagcaaattaaaaacattgacaggtcagggaatcagcctcaaaatccttcatcagtgatttaaaaacaccaaccgggacaagttcttccagtttaaaattattttgtaaggtgttccaagacgatggcgcagagtacataaaagaccttttaccaaattcagttcggacatttggaacagttagcaggataaagtctagcgaacgaagagagtacccaccacatttctgaacaataaaaatgcccaaataaaaaggtagtaaacccaaaatggctttgtaaataaaagtataccagtgactgagcctacgagtgactagagaaggccagccaaccctggtatacaaagtgcagtggtgcgtaagggttttgcagtttaaaataaatctcaaagtgccatggtaaagagtgtcaattgatctcaaacactgagcggaagcattcatatataaaatatccccatagtctagtaaaggcataaatgtagctgatactagcctccttctggcttcaaaagaaaaacaggccttattcctaaaataaaatcccaatttcagcttcaatttttttgtaagttgttgaatatgcaatttaaaagagaggccgtcatcaattagaattccaagatatttatatgaggttacaacctcaatctccttgccctgacaagtagtaataggtgaaaggttcagaggtctatttcttgcattagaaaacaccattagtttagttttgtcagtattgaggataagcttcaattgacacaaggtatgttgaacagtataaaaagcagtttgcaagttctggaaagcttttgtaagagatgaggcacaacagtaaataacagtatcatccgcataaaaatgaagttgtgcattttggacatttttgtctaaatcatttatataaatagtgaataaaagaggaccaagtacagagccttggggcacaccattcaggacagacaatttaacagacataagcccatcaaattgagtgcactgagttctatcagacagatagttagcaaaccatgcaactgcatgctccgaaagacctacactcaacaatctctgccttagtatagcatgatcaactgtatcaaaagccttagagagatcaataaaaagtgagacacagtgctgttttttgtcaagggcttcagtgatatcatttaaaaccttcatggctgctgtaattgtgctatgctttttcctgaagcccgattggtacactgataaaatagagttagtaaataaaaactcttttagctgttcacttacaagggtttcaagtattttcaccaggggtgacagctttgagattggcctgtaattatttaaaagagttggatctcccccctttaaaagtggtaggacaaatgctgatttccagatctttggaatttcattacattccagggttagattgaacagatatgcaagtggttcagctatgaaatcagctgccagatttaaaaagcagggatccaaaagatcaggacctgcaggctttctttgatctaaggatttcagggctttatgtaccacctgcactgagaatggcagaaagctaaaagtttgaccagctctcactggttcatccacacagggttggacagagacagaggacactggttcatccacacagggttgtactgagacagaggacactggttcatccacacagggttgtacagagacagaggacactggttcatccacacagggttgtacagagacagaggacactgaatcaaacagcctaccagatgatacaaagtgctcattgaaacaattcagcatttcagttttgtcatatatagcaacagagtccttcaaaacacatgacggtaattcattaacattactgttaccagacatagacttaatagccttccaaaactttctagggtcattcaggttatcagtggtaacagacataaaatattcagacttggccttcctgagaagaaaagaacacttgtttcttaactgcctaaaaataagccaatcagcatcagaacaagatttccttgctttagcccaggctagattacgttcgtgaataatacaagacagctcagaagaaaaccatggattatcccgccctttaaccctgaacctgcggaaaggtgcatgtttgtttactatttggaaaaaaccatcatgaaagaatatccaggcagtttccacatcagggataagctcaatcttgctccagtcaaaataaaacaaatcatgaaagaaagcctgctcattaaaacacttcaaatttcttttacgaataaaacgtggatttgtctttggaaccttagtatttctaacagcaacagcacaatggtcacttaaatcatttcaaaaaacaccaaccgcagaatatttatgtggaacatttgtcaatatcaaatcaatcagggtagatttatctgggcatttaagatttgggcgagtgggtgaattaatcaactgggtaagattcatagaattacaaaacatttttaaatcatccgacaccggctttaaccaacaccagttgagatcaccaatcaagatcatttcactgtaaataagtttagacataaggtgcaccaaagaagaaaatgcatcaccgagagcagaggggggtctataacagccaatcacagttatagagagaccctttgaaacctcaatattcaaagcaagaaattccaactgtttacaaatagtttcagactttgccacacttacatggaatttagattttacatatatagccacacccccacctttcttaacccgatcagtgcgataaacattgtaaccacttatacaaatatccttatcaaaaatagacttgctgagccaggtttcagaaaacacaattacatcagcatcagttgatttagcccaaatcctaaccccatcaatttttgacaacaggctgcgtacatttagatgaaaaataccaaaaccagatcttgatttaaaatcagagggggtttggagacattgcatatcagggccagggttaggttgcacgttacctgatatcaacaaaagaagaataactaggcacctctgtttaataaccttgcacggcttctcttttttaagagacatactgcaagcgaattctacaagtgagtttccagacaatacaaaacagtcatttaaaaccattagactTTGGTAGTGACACAAATTCGTACTGTTCACGTCATGCCACAAATGCATCGGCACTTGGACGAGTGGACCGAGTGAAAAAGAGCGAGTTCCTGCAGACAAAATGTCTAATGGACGGGAGAGCACATTGTCAGATGTACTCACCCAGCGACAATGTTCGTTTTCTCCAGAGTTCAGTAAAGTCAGTGCACAAAGCAATACCACGTAAATTGTCATTTTCTCTGACAAAAAAATAAGAGGCCAACGAAGGtaagtggagagagggacagcgtgTATGTGAGACAATGTGAGTGTTTGCGCGTgtaggtagattgggtgttgagggggatagagagaacgGGTTGAGCTGCCACTGACAGCCAGGCGAAGAGCAAAAAGGAGCAGCTTGGACAAGACACTCCGCGGACGAAGGAGGAACTCAGGGCAGCCAGAGTTAGTTACTTTGGTAAACTTCAAATAATGAAGTGCCGAGTTGAGGAGGACCCGTGATCTTTACACCAGCAAAAATAAAATAGTTTGCACTACACAACAACGAAGTTACGCAACCATAAATAAATAGATTATTAGTAGGTTAAAATGTACTAGTCACAAACAAACGACTTGACATGCTGCCATCTTGGATCCAAATATCAGTGATCAagtcaggcagaatggtcaggcagacaggtacagagtccagaaaacaggcaagggtcaaaaccaggaggactagaaaatggagaatagcaaaaggagtacgggGAAAAACACGCtagttgacttgactaaacatacaagacgaactggcacagagcgACAGGAAACACAgtgataaatacaccagggataataagcgacacctggagggggtggagccaatcacaggaacaggtgaaacagatcagggcgttaTTTTTTAACCACGCCATAGAAGGTTGTtttcaatttcagtttaatccaccagaaaagacagaacaaataatacaacaaatatggTGGTTAAACTTAAATATACTATTATATAATAGatataaaaaaaactatatttttcaatcattttttttttacaaagtataatctttgtaaattatatcataaatataactggtggagttatgtcacacatgcatcTAACACacatatatggaaatgtctgctctactcaaaattacaaccaactaattgcagcattaccgcaaaaatggaagaggcaagtggaaagagGAAAAGTGAGGAACttatctgtcggccctgcattaaagaccaaaattggttgtGATAAATATAGCAGTTTCATTTAAGAACTAAAAAATGGACAGCTGTGCCagatagattgcaaaatagttgggaagatattttcgatgtaccgattccatggcacatggtttatgaactgacacgaaaaacgacgccggattcaaaacttaaaTTAAAACTTAAAtaaattatacaaaattcttgcaaccaagaCATTGTTATATACGTTtttgctaaaattattatatcgttattaatttacaatctgtagaaactatgagaaaagaaaggttcagaacttttgttgAGTATCACAGAACAGTTGaaaaagatatggcaaatagaaatccaatatggatggtgttaattaagagatagatgggaggggttgaactAAGCTGAAAGGTCAGACAAATAACAACAAGATagcaaatgtaaaatatactgtgtctgtaaaatgtatataggttcagaactttggtgaaatagcacagttaaaagtaaatggcaaatagaaatcaaactggatggacattagcaatagatgggagaggtggaAGTTAGAGGAAGAACAGGACTAAAAACAAGCAATATATAACTATTGGAAAATAgattgttcaaaagtttggggtcacttagaaatgtccttgtttttgaaagaaaagcacatttttggtccataaaataacatcaaattgatcagaaatacagtgtagacattgttaatgttgtaaatgactattgtagttggaaatggcagattttttaatggaatatctacataggtgtacagaggcccattatcagcaaccatcactcctgtgttccaatggcacgttgtgttagctaatccaagttgataattttaaaaggctaattgatcattaaaaaacccttttgcaattatgttagcacagctgaaaactgttgttctgattaaagaagcaataaaacgggccttctaTTGACTAGTTGAgtttctggagcatcagcatttgtgggtttgattacaggctcaaaatggccagaaacaaattactttcttctgaaactcgtcaatttattcttgttctgtgaaatgaaggctattcatgcgagaaattgccaagaaactgaagatctggtacaacactgtgtactactcccttcacagaacagagcaaactgtctctaaccagaatagaaagaggagtgggaggccccagtgcacaactgagcaagaggacaagtacattacagtgtctagtttgagaaacagacgcctcacaagtcctcaactggcagcttcattgaatagtacccgcaaaacaccagtctcaacgtcaacagtgaagaggcaactccgggatgctggccttctaggcagagttcctctgtccagtgtctgtgttattttgcccatcttaatcttttctttttattggccagtctgagatatggctttttctttgcaagttGTGAGAAATAATGAAGGAAAATATATTtgtaaagtatatatatatatatatatatatatatatatactatatacagtatatatatactatatacagtatatatactgtatgtgtatcaatgtatatttatgtatatgtgggtatgtgtgtaATTTTAAAGCTGATCTACACCCTGATTTTGATCTGaccatctaagtcacaacaatagacacacacagtgtgctaaaactaataacacacaaattattgtattcctcttgtctgttttgaatacatcatttaaaatttcacagtgtaggttggaaaccccaaggctaatgacttctccaaaggctaattggagtcaggagtcagctaacctggagtccaatcaatgggatgagattggagatgttggttagagttgcCCAGCTCTTtacaaaacactcacaaaatttgagtttgcttttcacaagaagcattgcctgatgtgaaccatacctcaaacaaaaaagatcacagaagacctaagattaagaattgttgacttgcataaagctggaataggttacaaaagtatctctaaaagccttgatgttcatcagtccactgtAAAACAATCGTCTAAAAATGGAGAGTTCAgctctgttgctactctccctaggactggccgtcctgcaaagatgactgcaagtgCACAgctcagaatgctcaatgaggttaacctgttgaggtcaggactctgactgggccactccagaaggtgtatttttgatttgggtcgttgtcctgttgcaacacccaacttctgttgacctTCAactggcagacagatagccttacattctcccgCCAAAAGTCTTGATAaatttgggaattcatttttctgtcgatgatagcaaACTGTCCAGGCCCTGTTGCAGCAAAGCagacccaaaccatgatgctccctccaccatactttacagttgggatgaggttttgatgttggtgtgctgtgcctttttttttcACACATAGTGCTGTGTGTTCCTtcaaaacaactcaactttagtttaatctgtccacacaATAttttggaacatccaggtgctcttttgcaaacatcagacgtgcagcaatgttttttttggacagcagtggcttcttccgtggtgtcctcccatgaacaccattcttgtttagtgttttacgtatcgtagactcgtcgacagagatgttagcatgttccagagatttctgtaagtctttagctgacagtCTAGGGTTCTTCTTAAGATGCAGtgacatgacctcaagagagaggttcacaccagacatcacaagaatattgctgaactgaaacagttttgtaaagtgtAATGGTCCAAATTTACTCCTGATCGTTGTGCAGGACttatccgcaactacagaaaatgtttggttgaggttattgcttccAAAggaatttatgcagaaatcctggtaattccaaagggttcacatactttttcttgctacTGTATGACACAGAGCTCAAGGAGTGGAACTTTAGCACAAAACATGTCTGGATTTCCGGACAGTCACATGACTGTCAACCCAGCCATCGTTAGATGTTGGTTTAAGTTCACAACACTTCCCTGTTCCTTGGGAGAGTGTGTCCCCATGCTTCCCTATACCACGTCCCTTATGTGTACACGCCCCTCCGATGGCCTCAGGTGCCATccaacttctgacaccaatgcacCGGATTCGGGGGTAGCCCTGCCCGGGACATGACCCCGGGTCCCACGACTTTCAACCCAACACCTTAGCCATTACATGAAGAGATCCAAACCTCTTCacaaggtcgctaggtgttgggttgctACAATAGATGCCTATTTATTAGAGGGTAGCAACAAGAAGCAAAACACAGTCTGTATTTGTCAGCTCCATGCAGTGTCAGTAGATAAGTCCAACCAATGTCCAAATCATCAGCTATATAAATGAAACTCCAAAAAAGTCAAAGATATACTGTAATCAGCCTTTTGTTTATAACCATTAATGACCTTCAACATTCTTACTGAAACATTATTGTCTCCTTTCTCAGAGTCCATACCACCACATGAAGTACAACTAATATACAGAACACTGGTTAAGCTTGGGACGGGAGACAACAAAGATGGCACACAACACGGGGTCATCCCCGTCCAATGCCCGTGGTCATGAAAGTTATGTTGGAAGTGAAATCAGGGATTCCATTTCACTTCTGGATGTTTTGTACGCAAATGCATTTGAAGAAGAGGACATAGACTCCGCAGTAGCTAAGAAGACCGAGGTAGATTTTTACAGAGGAGCCCCACCTCAATGGCTTAACTTCTACTGGGCTGAAAGGGCAACGTCAGCTGATAAAACAACCCCCTTTATCAAAAGAGACGGTTACACTGAACTGATGGAAAATATTAAGAAACAGTGTAAGGGTGACCTGACTTCTACCATGAATCTGCTGCATCAGCCAGGCAGCGGAGGAACAACTCTGGCCATGCAGGTGCTCTGGGACATGAGGAAAACACTGAGATGTGCTGTTCTAACAGGCCCTACCTCAGACATCACCGCTATCGCCAAGCAGGTGATTCACCTTTTCACTGCAGGCGGTCAAGGCCAGCAGAACACTGTGCTCTTACTGCTGGAAGATGAGCGTATTCTGGAGAATCTGCAGGATGCCATCATCAAAGAGATTGCAGAGAGAAACATCACGACCCACAGGCCTGTGGTCATCCTTTTAAACTGTGTGCGTAAGGCAGTTATCAAACAAGAGTACCATAACAAATCAAGACATGTTATTCTCAGGATGGAACTTTCTGAAGAAGAGAAACAACAGTTTGAGGAGAAACAGATTGAGATCAGTCGAAGCTACATTAATGAACACAAACAGTTTCATGGCTTTAACATAATGCAATCCAATTTTTGCAGAGATTATGTTAAAGAAACATGTGCCTTTTTAgatgtcaggaaaaaaagaagacCTAAAAATTCCCAACTTCTTGCATTCTTATCACTGGTGAATGCCTACGTCCCTGGATCCCACCTTCTGCAGTCTCAATGTCAGGCATTCCTTGGTCCTCCAGATCCCATTTATGGAGGACCTTCCTTTGAGCAGCGAATGGAGCCTTTCACTCAGCTGATAGTGACATTCCCTGCACGACAGGGACAAGACAAACATGTCTGCATGGCTCACTCACTGATTGCACAGCAGTGTGTTGAGTTACTGGCTATGGCAGGTGTGACCAGGAGTGATACAGCAAGGAACTTTCTGACAGACTTTTGTGGAGAAGAGGTGCAGCAACATTTGATGCCTGTCATCAAAGACATGCTAACTAAGAGGGAAATCACAGTGGACCATCAGCAGAATGCAGGAAATGAAACACAGGATCTGTTTTCCCAAAAATACGTTTTACAAAACAAGCTAACAAAAAGGGAAatgggagaagagaggacagacaagTTTTCCAGGTTGATTCTCGATATTGAAGCCAAAGAATCCAAAAGCAATTGTGTATCTGTTTTGCGATTAGCTTCAGAAAAAATCACACAAAACCCATTTTTTCCTCAAGCTCTTGCTCGTTTCTTTTGCCTTAGGATGGGGGAATATGGTGTAGGAGAGCAGTGGGCAAAAATAGCAAAAGACAGAGATCCTAAGAATTCATTTGTTGCTGACACTCTGGGGCAAGTATACAAGACACATTTAAAGAGCAGGGTCTATGATCCTTCCATCTCTGCACAAGATATCTTGCAACTGGCAGTAAAGGCCTTTGGGGCTTTCAAAGATGTGGAAAGGGCTGCTGAAAATGAGCAAGGAGCAGACATGCAAGATGATGGTATGACCAAAGTCTCACACATCTTTAACAACAGAGGACTATTTGGTTATCTACAGGTTGCCAACATTGTTTTTGACTCGCTTGTCTCGCTTGACAAAAACTGGCAAAAGGTCCTTACCATGGAAATATCAGCTGAATCTTTCTTCATATCAATCAGACAAAAAAAGCTCATCAAGTACAAGCCACTCATCAGCAGCCTCAGGGATGAGGTGGAGAGGAAATGTGAGTTTTTTGATGGTTACCTGACGTACTCCAAGCCcaacattaaaaaaaatgaaCCGCATTACTTTCAGACTGATGTCAAGAACTGCTACTGCAAATATGTGGGGACATGCACACCTATACACTCAGAGTCTGCAATAGATGTACCCCTCCAGAAGCTCAAAGAGGAAATGGCCATTGCCTTCCCTGGACTGCTTTGCTGTCTTGATAAGGGCTATGATGAATCTAACTTGAGCCGAATAACAAAATTGTGGGAGGAAATACAAGAATGTGAAAAAAAGAAAGATGGTGGTGGTGAGAACAAAGCTGCCCAAAACTTCATCCTTGCCAACATCATCTTAAGCAAAGTGGAAGCAGCATCTCCAATGCTTACCCCTTTGCCAATCCTAAGAAGCATTCTGGAGAGAAATCTTTTGGCTAATTTCGGTAACCAAACTCCAGAGTTTTACCTCTTAGTCCTTTTGCTGTTCTGGCCCGAGGAGCATAAGAAAATGGGATTCAATATTGACCTCAACAAATGTGTTCTGGAGATGCAAGACTCCTACAACAACACATACAAGAAGCATCTTCGCTCAAGGTACCTTCGCCCCCTTATTTTCCTGGGACGGGGTGAGGGTTTGAGCAGACTGGTTCATAGATCAAAAATAGACAACCTATTGGCAAGGGAGAATCCAATGGCAGGGCCAGTGGAAAGGCCAGACTTTATAGATCAAAAGTGGAGCTGTGGTGAGGTGTGGAGAGAACCCAGTGTCCAGGATCTTCTTCTTCCAGTCATTGGAGTGGTTAGACAGCATAGAGTGATTGCGTGTGTTGATGGCAAGGAGATTAAAGTCTGTGCCGACCAACGAAGCAAAGTTTGGAAGCCTGGAGACGTCTGCTTCTACCTAGGCTTCACCATTAGAGGTCCTGTGGCCTATGGCATACAGTACCCATCCCATCACGGACATTTCTTTCATTCAGATAGGATGACAGGGGGGGTACCTCGTAAAATGTTGGAAGTACCTGACATCAAATCGATCAAAGACGGTAAGACAGTTACTGTATAGTCCTATATTTCTCATTTTCATCTCTATTGTCTCTCACTCAAGTTCATTTACGTTTTTGCTCCTACCCTTACACCTCTGAACAGCCAATACacctctgttgctagacagaatttttgtgatatctgttcttcctcacttcatctgacctaaCCTGACCTCTGCTCAAATTCCTCACTTCTCCCCAACTCACGACTGTCAtgttgacttgtaccagactgtgGCCATTCTTCTTCCCATAGGATCCCTGATGTCTAACAATAACATATTCTGACTGAATGTAAACGTTctacattcccctctctccctcagtgaaatGAATACAgatacttcatattttcaagtttaGAACTCAGAACCCATCACCACCAATCTACACAGGGGAAACAGTGATGCTGGGAGTATTTGTGACTCATCTCATAGAGATTATTGTTAGCACTAAATATAATTCTTATGATATTTGTCATATCATTGATTTTACATTGCTTTGTGTACCAGGAAATTAAGACTGTACAGTCGTTGCCAAAagatttgagaatgacacaaatattaatttacacacagttttctgcttcagtgtctttagatatttttgtcagatgttactatggaatactgaagtataattacaagcatttcatacgtgtcaaaggcttttattgacaattacatgaagttgatgaaaagagtcaatatttgcagtgttgtcccttctttttcaagacctctgcaatccgcccaggcatgctgtcaattaacttctgggccacatcctgactgatggcagcccatttttgcataatcaatgcttggagtttgtcagaagttgtgggtttttgtttgtccacccgcctcttgaggattgaccacaagttctcaatgggattaaggtctggggagtttcctggccatggacccaaaatatcaatgttctGGGGCACTCTGGGGCAAGTATACAAGACACATTTAAAGAGCAGGGTCCATGATCCTTCCATCTCTGCACAAGACATCTTGCAACTGGCAGTAAATGCCTTTGAGGCTTTCAAAGATGTGGAAAGGGCTGCTGAAAATGAGCAAGGAGCAGACATGCAAGATGATGGTATGACCAAAGTCTCACACATCTTTAACAACAGAGGACTATTTGGTTATCTACAGGTTGCCAACATTGtttttgacaattacatgaagttgatgcaaagagtcaattaattctgggccacatcctgactgatggcagcccatttttgcataatcaatgcttggagtttgtcagaggttgtgggtttttgtttgtccacccgcctcttgaggattgaccacaagttctcaatgggattaaggtctggggagtttcctggccatggacccaaaatatcgatgttttgttccccgagccacttagttatcacgtttgccttatggcaaggtgctccatcatgttgggaaaggcattgttcatcaccaaactgttcctggatggttaggagaagttgctctcggaggatgtgttggtaccattctttattcatggctgtgttcttaggcaaaattgtgattgagcccactcccttggctgagaagcaaccccacacatgaatggtctcaggatgctttactgttggcatgacacaggactgatggcagCGTTCACCTTgccttctccggacaagcttttttcccgtatgccccaaacaatcggaaaggggattcatcagagaaaattactttaacccagtcctcagcagtccaatccctgtaccttttgcagaatatcagtctgtccctgatgtttttcctggagagaagtggctt
The DNA window shown above is from Salvelinus alpinus chromosome 31, SLU_Salpinus.1, whole genome shotgun sequence and carries:
- the LOC139561696 gene encoding sterile alpha motif domain-containing protein 9-like codes for the protein MAHNTGSSPSNARGHESYVGSEIRDSISLLDVLYANAFEEEDIDSAVAKKTEVDFYRGAPPQWLNFYWAERATSADKTTPFIKRDGYTELMENIKKQCKGDLTSTMNLLHQPGSGGTTLAMQVLWDMRKTLRCAVLTGPTSDITAIAKQVIHLFTAGGQGQQNTVLLLLEDERILENLQDAIIKEIAERNITTHRPVVILLNCVRKAVIKQEYHNKSRHVILRMELSEEEKQQFEEKQIEISRSYINEHKQFHGFNIMQSNFCRDYVKETCAFLDVRKKRRPKNSQLLAFLSLVNAYVPGSHLLQSQCQAFLGPPDPIYGGPSFEQRMEPFTQLIVTFPARQGQDKHVCMAHSLIAQQCVELLAMAGVTRSDTARNFLTDFCGEEVQQHLMPVIKDMLTKREITVDHQQNAGNETQDLFSQKYVLQNKLTKREMGEERTDKFSRLILDIEAKESKSNCVSVLRLASEKITQNPFFPQALARFFCLRMGEYGVGEQWAKIAKDRDPKNSFVADTLGQVYKTHLKSRVYDPSISAQDILQLAVKAFGAFKDVERAAENEQGADMQDDGMTKVSHIFNNRGLFGYLQVANIVFDSLVSLDKNWQKVLTMEISAESFFISIRQKKLIKYKPLISSLRDEVERKCEFFDGYLTYSKPNIKKNEPHYFQTDVKNCYCKYVGTCTPIHSESAIDVPLQKLKEEMAIAFPGLLCCLDKGYDESNLSRITKLWEEIQECEKKKDGGGENKAAQNFILANIILSKVEAASPMLTPLPILRSILERNLLANFGNQTPEFYLLVLLLFWPEEHKKMGFNIDLNKCVLEMQDSYNNTYKKHLRSRYLRPLIFLGRGEGLSRLVHRSKIDNLLARENPMAGPVERPDFIDQKWSCGEVWREPSVQDLLLPVIGVVRQHRVIACVDGKEIKVCADQRSKVWKPGDVCFYLGFTIRGPVAYGIQYPSHHGHFFHSDRMTGGVPRKMLEVPDIKSIKDGPVRSCTTCANVMESTSWVQVEPAVFTEEGPMFSMSPLGRYECRVSGLRWVCKDHVNLKYQFSSWEPHRAMMKRLGYKQGGPLLDVTIVAGKLEEVHLPHFACFGDDPSFKEKVRVLHVEDCGVSVEQVDEVTRFHVKIVHPTFSPKGVLVRSGFPVKAHCDLQLYKAKAAFLTLHAYLVPCDSSVEQVISTYCSPLWLNHLSMLSMQIIPVDLEN